The sequence GGCGCAGCGCAGCACCCGCAACATAGATGAAGGCAACCATCCAGCCGACCTTGCCCAGGCTGCTCAGCGCCCACTCAAAGGCAACCAGCGCCGGCGCTACGCCAAAGGCGACCATGTCGGACAGCGAGTCGTACTCGGCACCGAAGGCACTTTGGGTATTGGTCAGGCGTGCAACGCGACCGTCCAGGCCATCCAGGACCATGGCGACGAAAATGGCGATGGCCGCATTGGAGAAGTCGCCGCTCATGGCATTGATGATGGCGTACAGGCCAGTGAACAGGGCCGCCGTGGTGAACAGGTTGGGCAGCAGGTAGATGCCACGATGACGCACCTTGCGCCCCTGATCGTCGTGCCCTTCTTCGATGTGCTCATCGATGGGGAGCAGGCTTTCGGTTTCTTCGGAGACCTTGTTCGGCTCCTCGGGACCTTCAGTCATGAAAACTTCCTTGGGAACTCTACGGGAGATGAATGCACGGACCGGACAGGGGCCCGCGCGCCCAGGCTTTATACCAGAAGCGCGGGCAAGAACGAAAAAACGCGGCCGAGGCCGCGTTTCTTCGAGTGTCGCGAAAGCCCTTAGTTCTTGGACTTGTCGACGATCTTGTTGGCAGCGATCCACGGCATCATGGCGCGCAGCTTCTCGCCAACGACTTCGATGCCATGGGCAGCGTTGTTGCGGCGGTAGGCGGTCATCGATGGGTAGTTGGCAGCGCCTTCGGTGATGAACATCTTGGCGTATTCGCCGTCCTGGATGCGCTTCAGAGCGTTGCGCATGGCAGCACGCGATTCGGCGTTGATCACTTCCGGACCGGTCACGTACTCGCCGTATTCGGCGTTGTTCGAGATCGAGTAGTTCATGTTGGCGATGCCGCCTTCGAACATGAGGTCAACGATCAGCTTCAGTTCGTGCAGGCACTCGAAGTAGGCCATTTC is a genomic window of Pseudomonas knackmussii B13 containing:
- the pssA gene encoding CDP-diacylglycerol--serine O-phosphatidyltransferase, whose translation is MTEGPEEPNKVSEETESLLPIDEHIEEGHDDQGRKVRHRGIYLLPNLFTTAALFTGLYAIINAMSGDFSNAAIAIFVAMVLDGLDGRVARLTNTQSAFGAEYDSLSDMVAFGVAPALVAFEWALSSLGKVGWMVAFIYVAGAALRLARFNTQVGKADKRYFIGLASPAAAALVAGTVWAFADFQVQGAKVSLLVALMVAAAGMLMVSNIKYYSFKDLDLRGRVPFMAILVVVLAFAVVFTDPPRILLLLFLAYAASGPVQYLLQLRRRKQPPAV